From the genome of Bacteroidales bacterium, one region includes:
- a CDS encoding Na+/H+ antiporter subunit E yields MKYLALFIISLIFWLLITFSLTLANIITGVIAALITSYLFGRYFVTDVRKFLQPRRYAWLILYIFIFLWECIKANFDVAYRVLHPAMPIKPGIVRVQLKIKTDIAKTMLANSITMTPGTIAVDVKDDIMYVHWIYVSSEDPEVYTHKVSGRFEDYIQKIFE; encoded by the coding sequence ATGAAGTACTTAGCATTATTTATCATATCGTTGATATTCTGGCTTTTGATTACTTTCAGCCTGACGCTTGCAAACATTATCACAGGAGTTATAGCTGCGCTCATTACCAGTTACCTGTTTGGGAGGTATTTTGTCACCGATGTAAGGAAGTTTCTGCAGCCCAGAAGATACGCATGGCTCATCCTTTACATCTTCATTTTCCTCTGGGAATGCATAAAAGCCAATTTTGATGTTGCCTACAGGGTATTGCATCCGGCAATGCCCATAAAACCAGGAATAGTGAGGGTTCAACTGAAAATCAAAACCGATATTGCCAAAACCATGCTGGCCAATTCGATTACCATGACACCCGGCACCATTGCCGTGGATGTAAAAGACGACATCATGTACGTGCACTGGATCTACGTCAGTTCGGAAGATCCCGAAGTATATACACATAAAGTTTCCGGAAGATTTGAAGATTATATACAAAAAATATTTGAATGA
- the mnhG gene encoding monovalent cation/H(+) antiporter subunit G, producing MASTILIAIGVLFNLFGCIGLIRLPDVYNRLQSATKTVTLGTWSILIGVLVKYGFVEIGVKALITIPILFFVSTVAAHALVRGSYIFGVPLGKKSVKDDYKEEND from the coding sequence ATGGCAAGCACAATTCTTATAGCAATCGGAGTATTATTCAATTTGTTCGGATGCATCGGCTTAATCCGGCTTCCGGATGTTTACAACAGGCTGCAGTCGGCAACAAAAACCGTAACCCTGGGTACATGGAGTATCCTGATCGGTGTGCTGGTTAAATACGGATTTGTAGAGATCGGTGTCAAAGCACTGATCACCATTCCAATCCTGTTTTTCGTATCTACCGTTGCAGCCCACGCACTGGTCAGAGGTTCCTATATCTTTGGAGTCCCATTAGGCAAGAAGAGTGTTAAGGATGATTATAAGGAGGAGAATGATTGA